The following coding sequences lie in one Halobacteria archaeon AArc-dxtr1 genomic window:
- the prf1 gene encoding peptide chain release factor aRF-1 — MSQEGEQEQSDRKKYEFRKVIEDLKNFEGSGTQLVTIYVPDDRQISDVVAHVTQEHSEAANIKSKQTRTAVQDALTSIKDRLRYYDTYPPDNGLVLFSGAVDSGGGQTEMVTKVLESPPQPVESFRYHCDSDFLTGPLEDMLADKGLYGLVVLDRREANVGWLKGKRIEPVKSASSLVPGKQRKGGQSAQRFARLRLEAIDNFYQEVAGMANDLFVPKRHNLQGILVGGPSPTKDEFLDGDYLHHEIQDKVIGKFDVSYTDESGLRELVDNAEDALADAEVMQDKQVMKQFFQQLHAGDLATYGFEQTRRNLVMGAVETLLISEDLRKDVVTYDCSECGAEDREIIDRRHSTPEHECSECGAEADPDAAEREDAIEHLIDIAEQRGTETDFISTDFEKGEQLYNAFGGFAGLLRYDTGI, encoded by the coding sequence ATGAGTCAGGAGGGCGAGCAGGAGCAGTCCGACCGGAAAAAGTACGAGTTCCGGAAGGTCATCGAGGACCTCAAAAATTTCGAGGGGTCGGGCACGCAGCTGGTAACGATCTACGTCCCCGACGATAGGCAAATCAGTGACGTCGTTGCACACGTCACCCAGGAACACTCCGAGGCGGCGAACATCAAGTCAAAGCAGACGCGAACCGCCGTTCAAGACGCGCTGACGAGCATCAAAGACCGGCTGCGCTACTACGATACCTATCCACCAGATAACGGACTCGTGTTGTTCTCGGGCGCCGTCGATTCGGGCGGCGGCCAGACCGAGATGGTCACGAAGGTCCTCGAAAGTCCGCCCCAGCCCGTCGAATCCTTCCGCTACCACTGTGACTCCGACTTCCTCACCGGCCCGCTAGAGGACATGCTCGCCGACAAGGGTCTCTACGGTCTGGTCGTCTTAGATCGGCGCGAGGCCAACGTCGGGTGGCTGAAAGGCAAGCGCATCGAGCCCGTCAAGTCCGCCTCCTCGCTGGTTCCGGGCAAGCAGCGAAAGGGTGGCCAGTCTGCCCAGCGATTCGCCCGCCTGCGCTTAGAGGCGATCGACAACTTCTACCAGGAGGTCGCCGGGATGGCAAACGACCTGTTCGTTCCGAAGCGCCACAACCTCCAGGGGATCCTCGTCGGCGGCCCCTCACCCACGAAAGACGAGTTCTTAGACGGCGACTACCTCCACCACGAGATTCAGGATAAGGTCATCGGCAAGTTCGACGTCTCCTACACCGACGAGTCCGGCCTCCGCGAGCTCGTCGACAACGCCGAGGATGCCTTGGCCGACGCCGAGGTAATGCAGGACAAGCAGGTGATGAAGCAGTTCTTCCAGCAGCTTCACGCCGGCGACCTCGCCACATACGGCTTCGAGCAGACCCGACGAAACCTCGTGATGGGCGCCGTCGAAACCCTCCTGATCAGCGAGGATCTTCGGAAAGACGTTGTCACCTACGACTGTTCCGAGTGCGGGGCCGAGGATCGTGAGATCATCGACCGTCGTCACTCCACGCCCGAACACGAGTGTTCCGAGTGTGGAGCCGAGGCAGATCCCGACGCGGCAGAGCGTGAGGACGCCATCGAGCACCTGATCGACATCGCCGAGCAGCGAGGCACCGAGACCGACTTTATTTCGACGGACTTCGAAAAGGGCGAACAGCTCTACAACGCCTTCGGCGGCTTCGCCGGCCTTCTGCGATACGATACCGGAATCTAA